In Streptomyces sp. DG2A-72, one genomic interval encodes:
- a CDS encoding Gfo/Idh/MocA family protein, translated as MPAFRRPALMTGSAEKVIVPLRIGVLGAAAIARRRMLPAFAAVPETRVTAVAGRAPGRADGLAAEYGCAAVTPYDALLDRTDVDAVYIPTPFSLHAHWTRRALLADKHVLVEKPLTGNPGEAAELADLAAARSLVLMENVMFVHHGAHARITALLDEGAIGELRHVNATFTIPELPADDIRHRADLGGGALADTGVYPLRLAAHVLGEGLRVGDATLVDDPRHGVDIAGAVLLRTPPSAPRPVAAHLTFGMRHAYESSYELWGSHGRIRLDRAFTPPADHEPVVHLRTGQEERVLRLPAEDQVTATVRAFAAAALGLPGGVDTARRGASAAVELARLLADVRNAATRAEKPHGDPPTTSTAAAASAASEASVAAIAHGKGW; from the coding sequence GTGCCTGCGTTCCGTCGCCCGGCCCTCATGACCGGCAGCGCGGAGAAGGTCATCGTCCCGCTCCGGATCGGGGTGCTCGGCGCGGCGGCCATCGCCCGGCGCCGGATGCTGCCCGCGTTCGCCGCCGTGCCCGAGACCCGCGTCACCGCCGTCGCCGGCCGCGCGCCGGGCCGCGCCGACGGCCTCGCCGCCGAGTACGGCTGCGCCGCCGTCACGCCCTACGACGCGCTGCTCGACCGGACCGACGTCGACGCCGTGTACATCCCGACGCCGTTCTCCTTGCACGCCCACTGGACCCGCCGGGCGCTGCTCGCCGACAAGCACGTGCTGGTGGAGAAGCCACTGACCGGCAACCCCGGGGAGGCGGCGGAGCTGGCCGACCTGGCCGCCGCCCGCTCGCTGGTGCTGATGGAGAACGTCATGTTCGTCCATCACGGCGCCCACGCCCGGATCACCGCACTGCTGGACGAGGGCGCGATCGGCGAACTCCGGCATGTGAACGCCACGTTCACCATCCCGGAGCTGCCCGCCGACGACATCCGGCACCGTGCCGACCTGGGCGGCGGCGCCCTCGCGGACACCGGCGTCTACCCGCTGCGCCTCGCCGCCCACGTCCTCGGTGAGGGCCTGCGCGTCGGGGACGCCACCCTCGTCGACGACCCCCGCCACGGCGTCGACATCGCCGGCGCCGTCCTGCTGCGCACCCCGCCGTCCGCGCCCCGCCCGGTCGCCGCCCACCTGACGTTCGGCATGCGCCACGCGTACGAGTCGTCGTACGAACTGTGGGGCAGCCACGGCCGGATCCGCCTCGACCGCGCCTTCACCCCGCCCGCCGACCACGAACCCGTCGTCCATCTGCGCACCGGCCAGGAGGAGCGGGTCCTGCGGCTCCCGGCCGAGGACCAGGTCACGGCGACCGTAAGGGCGTTCGCGGCCGCCGCGCTCGGCCTGCCGGGCGGCGTGGACACGGCCCGGCGGGGCGCGTCCGCCGCGGTGGAACTGGCCCGGCTCCTGGCCGACGTACGGAACGCCGCCACGAGGGCCGAGAAGCCGCACGGTGACCCGCCGACCACCTCGACGGCCGCTGCCGCTTCGGCGGCTTCCGAGGCATCCGTCGCCGCGATCGCGCACGGGAAGGGGTGGTGA
- a CDS encoding NDP-hexose 2,3-dehydratase family protein — protein MTTRAATVDSTAQNRAAALVEPQRTGSRTGPRWDRRTTDLLARSARVTDRGVQLATAEFADWLAERGREHAFRVRRIDFTELKGWHFRQPTGNLVHQSGRFFTVEGLRVRTTAGPFPEWHQPIIRQPEVGILGILAKEIDGVLHFLMQAKMEPGNPNLLQLSPTVQATRSNYTRAHRGAPVRYVEYFAGPCRGRVLADVLQSEHGSWFYRKHNRNMIVETRDEVPPHPDFCWLTLGQLYELLRRDNTVNMDSRTVLSCLPSLADQPDSRLAFIPDAEVLSWLTEHRSTHDWTIETVPLSGLPGWRRAEREITREDGRFFDVVAVAVEAGSREVPSWTQPLIEPHGEGVTAFLLHEFDGMPHVLAHARMEGGLPLVVEVAPTVQCVPANYPEDKRPRYLDEVLAAPPARVRYSAVHAEEGGRFRNAVSRYLLVEADGALAAEPLPPGYAWLSPRQLERLTSAGLSVNVQARTLLACLRSVARPS, from the coding sequence ATGACGACACGTGCAGCGACGGTGGACTCCACCGCGCAGAACCGGGCGGCGGCACTCGTGGAGCCCCAGCGGACCGGCTCGCGGACCGGTCCGCGCTGGGACCGGCGGACGACGGATCTGCTCGCCCGATCGGCGCGGGTGACCGACCGGGGCGTCCAGTTGGCCACCGCGGAGTTCGCCGACTGGCTGGCCGAGCGTGGGCGCGAACACGCCTTCAGGGTGCGGCGGATCGATTTCACCGAACTGAAGGGCTGGCATTTCCGTCAGCCCACCGGAAACCTGGTCCACCAGTCCGGCAGATTCTTCACCGTGGAAGGACTGCGGGTCCGCACCACGGCCGGGCCCTTCCCCGAATGGCATCAGCCGATCATCCGGCAGCCCGAGGTCGGCATTCTCGGAATCCTGGCGAAGGAAATCGACGGTGTTCTGCATTTTCTGATGCAGGCGAAGATGGAACCCGGCAATCCGAATCTGCTGCAGCTGTCGCCGACCGTGCAGGCGACCCGCAGCAACTACACGCGCGCGCACCGCGGCGCGCCCGTCAGGTATGTGGAGTACTTCGCCGGGCCGTGCCGGGGCCGGGTCCTGGCGGACGTGCTGCAGTCCGAGCACGGCTCGTGGTTCTACCGCAAGCACAACCGCAACATGATCGTCGAGACCCGTGACGAGGTGCCCCCGCACCCCGACTTCTGCTGGCTCACCCTGGGCCAGCTGTACGAACTGCTCCGCCGGGACAACACGGTCAACATGGACTCCCGCACCGTGCTGTCCTGCCTGCCCTCCCTCGCGGATCAGCCGGACAGCCGGCTGGCGTTCATCCCGGACGCGGAAGTCCTCAGCTGGCTCACCGAGCACCGCTCCACCCACGACTGGACGATCGAGACGGTCCCACTGAGCGGGCTGCCCGGCTGGCGGCGCGCCGAGCGCGAGATCACCCGCGAGGACGGGCGTTTCTTCGACGTCGTCGCGGTCGCCGTGGAGGCCGGCAGCCGTGAGGTGCCGAGCTGGACGCAGCCGCTGATCGAACCGCACGGCGAGGGCGTCACCGCGTTCCTGCTCCACGAGTTCGACGGCATGCCGCACGTCCTGGCGCACGCCCGCATGGAGGGCGGCCTGCCCCTGGTGGTCGAGGTGGCGCCCACCGTCCAGTGCGTCCCCGCCAACTACCCCGAGGACAAGCGTCCCCGCTACCTCGACGAGGTGCTGGCCGCGCCGCCCGCCCGGGTCCGCTACAGCGCCGTGCACGCCGAGGAGGGCGGCCGGTTCCGCAACGCCGTCAGCCGCTACCTCCTCGTCGAGGCCGACGGCGCCCTCGCCGCCGAGCCCCTGCCGCCCGGGTACGCCTGGCTGAGCCCGCGCCAGCTGGAACGGCTCACCAGCGCCGGGCTCAGCGTCAACGTCCAGGCGCGGACCCTGCTCGCGTGCCTGCGTTCCGTCGCCCGGCCCTCATGA
- a CDS encoding amidase has protein sequence MAETGTGTETAAPGHELSAVEAAARIADGSLNPVDLAQQVLARIREADPEVGAYTVVLEESVLDEAERAAKRIAQEGPRGPLDGVPVSVKDLFDVAGTPTWAGSAALRRAGGTSAAADAAVVARLRSAGALVLGKTQMDEFAFGTVTPGTRNPRCPERSAGGSSGGAAAAVAAGMGPLALGSDTGGSVRIPAAMCGVVGLKPTYGVLPGEGVAPLSWSLDTPGVLSRSVADAALAFAALTGADTDAHSEPGAASEPASAEGLTLAVPDDALFTRCAPDVAERVAAGVDQLAAQGARIVRVSLPMADLVSPAVALIMAAEASAHHRRALRDGAELHPTTRDRLEEGALVPASDYIDALRTRQLLHAKWQEAFEGVDAFVLPTVAITPVAHGEFFLPQPDGGMDVVPVASTRFAHPASLTGLPALSVPCGSPEDGLPVGLQFMGRPHGEQTLLRLGRLYERLTGGPWPVAEVPAGA, from the coding sequence ATGGCAGAGACCGGGACCGGCACCGAAACGGCCGCTCCCGGTCACGAGTTGAGCGCGGTGGAGGCGGCGGCCCGCATCGCCGACGGCAGCCTGAACCCCGTCGACCTGGCCCAGCAGGTCCTCGCCCGCATCCGCGAGGCCGACCCAGAGGTGGGCGCGTACACCGTCGTCCTGGAGGAGTCGGTCCTCGACGAGGCCGAGCGGGCCGCCAAGCGCATCGCCCAGGAGGGCCCGCGCGGCCCGCTGGACGGGGTGCCCGTGTCGGTCAAGGACTTGTTCGACGTGGCCGGCACGCCCACCTGGGCCGGTTCGGCCGCGCTGCGCCGGGCCGGCGGGACATCGGCCGCCGCCGACGCCGCAGTGGTCGCGCGGCTGCGGTCGGCGGGGGCGCTTGTCCTCGGCAAGACGCAGATGGACGAGTTCGCGTTCGGCACCGTCACCCCGGGCACGCGCAACCCGCGCTGCCCCGAACGCTCCGCCGGCGGCTCCAGCGGCGGCGCCGCCGCGGCCGTCGCGGCCGGCATGGGCCCCCTCGCCCTCGGCAGCGACACCGGCGGCTCGGTGCGCATCCCGGCCGCCATGTGCGGGGTGGTCGGGCTGAAGCCCACGTACGGTGTGCTGCCGGGTGAGGGCGTGGCCCCGTTGTCCTGGTCGCTGGACACACCGGGCGTGCTGTCCCGCAGCGTGGCCGATGCGGCACTGGCGTTCGCGGCACTGACAGGAGCGGACACCGACGCGCACTCGGAGCCGGGGGCGGCGTCGGAGCCCGCCTCGGCGGAGGGTCTGACGCTCGCCGTCCCGGACGACGCGCTGTTCACGCGCTGCGCGCCGGACGTGGCGGAGCGCGTCGCCGCCGGGGTGGACCAGCTCGCCGCGCAGGGCGCACGCATCGTGCGGGTGAGCCTTCCGATGGCCGACCTGGTGTCGCCCGCCGTCGCGCTGATCATGGCCGCGGAGGCGAGCGCCCACCACCGCCGCGCCCTGCGGGACGGCGCCGAGCTGCACCCGACGACCCGCGACCGGCTGGAGGAGGGCGCGCTGGTCCCGGCCAGCGACTACATCGACGCGCTGCGCACCCGGCAGCTCCTGCACGCCAAGTGGCAGGAGGCGTTCGAGGGCGTCGACGCGTTCGTCCTGCCGACGGTTGCCATCACCCCGGTCGCGCACGGCGAGTTCTTCCTGCCGCAGCCCGACGGCGGCATGGACGTCGTCCCCGTCGCCAGCACCCGCTTCGCCCACCCGGCGAGCCTGACGGGCCTGCCCGCCCTCTCCGTGCCCTGCGGCTCCCCCGAGGATGGCCTCCCGGTCGGCCTGCAGTTCATGGGCCGTCCCCACGGCGAACAGACCCTCCTGCGCCTCGGCCGCCTCTACGAGCGCTTGACCGGCGGCCCCTGGCCGGTGGCCGAGGTGCCGGCCGGCGCCTGA